In one Salipiger abyssi genomic region, the following are encoded:
- a CDS encoding TRAP transporter small permease subunit: MEDAATGGAFGAILNGLVWFFSNIAMSFYNLGYALTHPSSWLNWSDSEAVMRFVYYGASPELFFVVFTTVLVLTVIGIWRNNVMWGMVRGLEAFGNTVGRVAAWAGLIMVLQQVVIIFVQRIFARPDLSFGFGVPVTFDVSWWSEELKLYNAIVVALCLAYTFIQGGHVRVDLVYAPVKYRTKKIIDMFGSLFFMLPMATLMWLYSWFFLWRHLIVPKPSASEGLDRLLMKSRALRWNVETIGFSPNGFSAYFLFKILIVLMCGFIFLQGVTFFWRSYLEWKEGEESEGKYHDHDRVETGEEAYDHAEF; the protein is encoded by the coding sequence ATGGAAGACGCAGCCACGGGCGGAGCGTTCGGCGCAATCCTGAACGGCTTGGTCTGGTTCTTCAGCAATATTGCCATGTCCTTCTACAATCTCGGCTACGCGCTGACGCATCCGTCAAGCTGGCTGAACTGGTCGGACAGCGAAGCGGTCATGCGCTTCGTGTATTACGGCGCATCGCCGGAGCTGTTCTTTGTTGTGTTCACGACGGTGCTGGTGCTGACCGTCATCGGGATCTGGCGCAACAACGTCATGTGGGGCATGGTCCGGGGGCTCGAAGCCTTTGGCAATACCGTGGGCCGCGTCGCCGCCTGGGCGGGGCTGATCATGGTGCTGCAACAGGTGGTGATCATCTTCGTGCAGCGCATCTTTGCCCGGCCCGACCTGTCCTTCGGTTTCGGCGTGCCGGTGACCTTTGATGTGAGCTGGTGGTCGGAAGAGCTCAAGCTCTACAACGCCATCGTCGTGGCGCTGTGTCTGGCCTATACCTTCATCCAGGGCGGCCATGTGCGCGTCGATCTGGTCTATGCGCCGGTGAAATACCGCACCAAAAAGATCATCGACATGTTCGGCAGCCTGTTCTTCATGCTGCCCATGGCCACGCTGATGTGGCTCTATTCCTGGTTCTTCCTGTGGCGCCATCTCATCGTGCCCAAGCCCTCGGCCTCCGAAGGGCTCGACCGGCTGCTGATGAAATCGCGCGCGCTGCGCTGGAATGTCGAGACCATCGGCTTCAGCCCCAACGGCTTTTCCGCCTATTTCCTCTTCAAGATCCTCATCGTCCTGATGTGCGGCTTCATCTTCCTCCAGGGTGTGACCTTCTTCTGGCGCTCCTACCTGGAATGGAAGGAAGGCGAGGAGAGCGAGGGCAAATATCACGATCACGACCGGG
- a CDS encoding TRAP transporter substrate-binding protein codes for MDRRSFLRATTAGGAAAAATSLAAPAYAQGRRTLTLVTTWGRGLAGVHDSAQYCADQITAATDGQLTVELKAAGELVGAFEVFDAVSAGQADMYHGVDYYFLGQHPAISFFSQIPFGMNFMEFSNWFYHDGGSELSDELYSIFGLKAFPSGNTGPQSGGWFSKEITSPEDFQGLKFRMPGQGGQVLGKLGASVQNLPGAEVYQALSSGAIDGTEWIGPWADEKAGFQEITKTYYTAGFHEPGPNLNLTMNLEVYESLTPAQQEIVAQVARAGNLWTMSLFMANNSAALQRLQSGGVKIMEFPDSVWDAFGAAAKEVVEEPMGDDLYKRCYDSYMASLTSSAQWISRSEGAFSAQRNRVMGL; via the coding sequence ATGGATCGCCGTTCTTTTCTGAGGGCCACCACGGCCGGTGGCGCTGCTGCCGCCGCGACTTCGCTTGCCGCGCCTGCCTATGCGCAGGGCCGCCGCACCCTCACCCTTGTCACCACCTGGGGCCGCGGCCTCGCCGGGGTGCATGACAGCGCGCAATACTGCGCCGACCAGATCACCGCCGCGACCGACGGCCAGCTCACCGTCGAGCTCAAGGCCGCCGGCGAGCTCGTGGGCGCCTTCGAGGTGTTCGACGCCGTCTCCGCCGGTCAGGCCGACATGTATCACGGGGTGGATTACTACTTCCTCGGCCAGCACCCGGCGATCAGCTTCTTCAGCCAGATCCCGTTCGGCATGAACTTCATGGAGTTCTCCAACTGGTTCTACCATGACGGCGGTTCGGAGCTGTCGGACGAGCTCTACTCGATCTTCGGCCTCAAGGCCTTCCCGTCTGGCAATACCGGCCCGCAATCGGGTGGCTGGTTCTCCAAGGAGATCACCTCGCCGGAGGATTTCCAGGGCCTCAAGTTCCGCATGCCGGGGCAGGGTGGACAGGTGCTGGGCAAGCTCGGCGCATCGGTGCAGAACCTGCCGGGCGCGGAAGTGTATCAGGCGCTCAGCTCGGGCGCGATCGACGGCACCGAATGGATCGGCCCCTGGGCCGACGAGAAGGCCGGCTTCCAGGAGATCACCAAGACCTATTACACCGCCGGTTTCCACGAGCCGGGGCCGAACCTCAACCTGACGATGAACCTCGAGGTTTACGAGAGCCTGACGCCCGCGCAGCAGGAAATCGTCGCGCAGGTCGCCCGTGCCGGCAACCTCTGGACGATGTCGCTCTTCATGGCCAACAACTCGGCGGCGCTTCAGCGTCTCCAGTCCGGCGGCGTGAAGATCATGGAATTCCCCGACAGCGTCTGGGACGCGTTCGGCGCGGCGGCCAAGGAAGTGGTCGAAGAGCCGATGGGCGACGATCTCTACAAGCGCTGCTATGACAGCTACATGGCGTCGCTGACCTCCTCGGCGCAGTGGATCAGCCGCTCCGAAGGCGCCTTCTCGGCGCAGCGGAACCGCGTCATGGGGCTCTGA
- a CDS encoding cache domain-containing protein, with protein MPAILDRLHLSYGQKLFLLASVPLIVAAAAISVVVASQSRAMAESEIRTLEAQLIATKKQELRNYVTQARNGFYFIYGVAAPDDEEAKTRVAQILAAMIYGEDGSFFVYDYDGTNLVSPRRTEMIGRDWSGLEDSEGTPITDRLIEIARQGSGYHTYLWPKPSTGEEARMISFVLGFQDWQWAVGTGVWIDDIVEQVAAARAGVEERVRHTFLYIGGITLSALLTVFLSGLILNIRERRLADAKLKELTQRVFDAQEEERGRVARELHDGISQILVGVKYALEIARRRLITGDARAGQALERGQENLLGAIQEVRRISRDLRPGTLDDLGLGPALKALTDDFHARTGIETVFETVVFRNRIDQEGRIALYRIAQEALTNIERHSGATRVDMDLRGHRKGATLRVSDNGHGIDAETGKGHRGIGLRNMQERMDQLGGTLRVLSSRSGTVIEAQIPLSHLLPPEDGSAQSPRARA; from the coding sequence ATGCCCGCGATTCTCGACCGTCTGCACCTGAGTTACGGCCAGAAGCTCTTTCTTCTGGCCTCGGTGCCGCTGATCGTCGCGGCGGCGGCGATCTCGGTCGTGGTGGCCTCGCAATCGCGCGCCATGGCGGAAAGCGAGATCCGCACGCTTGAAGCCCAGCTCATCGCAACCAAGAAGCAGGAATTGCGCAATTACGTCACCCAGGCGCGCAATGGCTTTTACTTCATCTACGGTGTCGCCGCCCCCGATGACGAAGAGGCCAAGACACGGGTGGCGCAGATCCTCGCGGCAATGATCTATGGCGAGGACGGCTCGTTCTTTGTCTACGATTACGACGGCACCAATCTGGTCTCTCCGCGCCGCACCGAGATGATCGGGCGCGACTGGTCCGGGCTGGAGGACAGCGAGGGCACGCCGATCACCGACCGGCTGATCGAGATCGCACGCCAGGGCTCGGGCTATCACACCTATCTCTGGCCCAAGCCATCGACCGGCGAAGAGGCGCGGATGATCTCCTTTGTGCTGGGCTTTCAGGACTGGCAATGGGCGGTGGGCACCGGCGTCTGGATCGACGATATCGTCGAGCAGGTGGCTGCGGCGCGCGCCGGCGTCGAGGAACGGGTGCGGCACACCTTCCTTTATATCGGCGGCATCACCCTTTCGGCGCTGCTGACCGTGTTCCTGTCGGGGCTGATCCTCAATATCCGCGAGCGGCGGCTGGCGGATGCCAAGCTCAAGGAGCTGACCCAGCGGGTGTTTGACGCTCAAGAGGAAGAGCGCGGTCGCGTGGCGCGCGAGCTGCATGACGGCATCAGCCAGATCCTCGTGGGCGTAAAATACGCGCTGGAGATTGCGCGGCGGCGGCTGATCACCGGCGATGCCCGCGCCGGCCAGGCGCTGGAGCGCGGGCAGGAGAACCTGCTGGGTGCCATTCAGGAGGTCCGCCGCATCAGCCGCGACCTGCGCCCCGGCACGCTCGACGATCTCGGGCTCGGGCCGGCGCTGAAGGCGCTGACCGACGATTTCCACGCCCGCACCGGGATCGAGACGGTGTTCGAGACGGTGGTGTTCCGCAACCGCATCGACCAGGAGGGGCGCATCGCGCTCTACCGCATCGCGCAGGAGGCGCTGACCAATATCGAGCGCCATTCCGGCGCCACCCGGGTCGATATGGACCTGCGCGGCCACCGCAAGGGCGCGACGCTGCGGGTCTCCGACAACGGGCATGGCATCGACGCGGAGACCGGCAAGGGACACCGCGGCATCGGGCTGCGCAACATGCAGGAGCGCATGGACCAGCTCGGCGGCACGCTGCGCGTCTTGTCCTCGCGCTCCGGCACCGTTATCGAAGCGCAAATTCCCCTGTCCCACCTGCTGCCGCCAGAGGATGGCAGCGCGCAATCTCCGAGGGCCCGCGCATGA
- a CDS encoding response regulator transcription factor, giving the protein MTRPTRVAIVDDHPLVAEGIEAILDSYDEIDVVGTLSGGQEMIDALEDLAPDVILMDLNMPGLNGLSATEMILEQRPETRILVLSMHDTPEYISTALGHGAVGYVLKDVPTDEIKRAIDTVMAGGRYLCTGAEGALRPVMTGGREQLTNREQMVLLQLAQGKSNKEVALALDISVRTVETHRKNIKRKLGISSTAGLTRYALEHGVLQGTGVNV; this is encoded by the coding sequence ATGACCCGCCCCACCCGTGTTGCCATTGTCGACGATCATCCGCTCGTGGCGGAGGGGATCGAGGCGATCCTGGACAGCTATGACGAGATCGACGTGGTGGGCACGCTTTCCGGCGGGCAGGAGATGATCGACGCGCTGGAGGATCTGGCGCCCGACGTGATCCTGATGGATCTCAACATGCCCGGCCTGAACGGGCTGTCGGCCACAGAGATGATCCTCGAACAACGCCCGGAGACGCGGATCCTGGTGCTGTCGATGCATGACACGCCGGAATATATCTCGACCGCGCTGGGGCATGGCGCGGTGGGCTATGTGCTGAAGGATGTGCCCACAGACGAGATCAAGCGCGCCATCGACACGGTCATGGCGGGCGGGCGCTATCTCTGCACCGGCGCCGAGGGCGCGCTGCGCCCGGTGATGACCGGCGGGCGCGAACAGCTCACCAACCGCGAACAGATGGTGCTGTTGCAGCTTGCGCAGGGCAAGTCCAACAAGGAAGTGGCGCTGGCGCTGGACATCTCGGTACGCACGGTCGAGACCCACCGCAAGAACATCAAGCGCAAGCTCGGCATCAGCTCCACCGCCGGCCTCACCCGCTATGCGCTGGAACATGGCGTCTTGCAGGGCACCGGCGTCAACGTCTGA
- a CDS encoding acetolactate synthase 3 large subunit, which translates to MTRQMTGAKMVVQALRDQGVDTVFGYPGGAVLPIYDEIFQQNDIRHILVRHEQGAVHAAEGYARSTGKVGVALVTSGPGATNAVTGLTDALMDSVPIIVLSGQVPTFMIGSDAFQEADTVGITRPCTKHNWLVKDTANLSSVIHQAFHVAASGRPGPVLVDIPKDVQFASAEYTPKPKAPVGHYQPQVKGDMETITQLVEALENAERPVFYTGGGVINSGPAASQLLRELVDATGIPITSTLMGLGAYPASGKHWLGMLGMHGLYEANLAMHGCDLMINIGARFDDRITGRIDAFSPKSKKAHIDVDPSSINKVIKTDIPIVGDVAHVLEDMLKVWKARGRKVNREALAKWWRQIEEWKQVECLKYKPSETTIKPQYALERLEALTKGMDRYICTEVGQHQMWAAQFLGFEDPNRWMTSGGLGTMGYGTPASIGVQVAHPDALVVNVAGEASWLMNMQEMGTAVQYHLPVKQFILNNERLGMVRQWQQLLHGERYSSSWSEALPDFVKLAEAFGAKGILCKDPKDLDDAIMEMLNYDGPVIFDCLVEKHENCFPMIPSGEPHNKMLLGDAKATNAIAGKGAVLV; encoded by the coding sequence ATGACACGTCAGATGACCGGAGCGAAAATGGTGGTTCAGGCCCTGAGGGATCAGGGTGTGGACACGGTATTCGGCTATCCCGGCGGCGCCGTTCTACCGATTTACGACGAGATCTTTCAGCAGAACGATATCCGCCACATCCTCGTTCGCCACGAACAGGGCGCGGTGCACGCTGCCGAAGGCTATGCGCGCTCGACCGGCAAGGTCGGCGTGGCGCTCGTCACCTCGGGCCCCGGTGCCACCAACGCGGTCACCGGGCTCACCGATGCGCTGATGGATTCCGTTCCGATCATCGTGCTTTCGGGTCAGGTGCCCACCTTCATGATCGGCTCGGACGCGTTTCAGGAGGCCGACACCGTCGGCATCACCCGCCCCTGCACCAAGCATAACTGGCTGGTGAAGGACACGGCCAACCTGTCCTCGGTGATCCATCAGGCCTTTCACGTGGCGGCCTCGGGCCGGCCCGGCCCGGTGCTGGTCGACATCCCCAAGGACGTGCAGTTCGCCAGCGCGGAGTACACGCCCAAGCCCAAGGCGCCGGTCGGCCATTACCAGCCACAGGTCAAGGGCGACATGGAGACCATCACCCAGCTGGTCGAGGCGCTGGAAAACGCCGAGCGCCCGGTCTTTTACACCGGCGGCGGCGTGATCAATTCCGGCCCGGCGGCGAGCCAGCTGCTGCGCGAGCTGGTCGATGCCACCGGCATTCCGATCACCTCGACCCTGATGGGGCTCGGCGCCTACCCGGCCAGCGGCAAGCACTGGCTGGGCATGCTGGGCATGCACGGGCTCTACGAGGCCAACCTCGCGATGCATGGCTGCGATCTGATGATCAATATCGGGGCCCGCTTCGACGACCGGATCACCGGCCGCATCGACGCGTTCTCGCCGAAGTCGAAAAAGGCGCATATCGACGTTGATCCCAGCTCGATCAACAAGGTAATCAAGACCGACATCCCGATCGTCGGCGACGTGGCGCATGTGCTCGAGGACATGCTCAAGGTCTGGAAGGCGCGCGGCCGCAAGGTCAACCGCGAGGCGCTGGCGAAATGGTGGCGGCAGATCGAGGAGTGGAAACAGGTCGAGTGCCTGAAATACAAACCCTCCGAAACCACCATCAAGCCGCAATATGCGCTGGAACGGCTGGAAGCGCTGACCAAGGGCATGGATCGCTATATCTGCACCGAGGTCGGCCAGCACCAGATGTGGGCGGCGCAGTTCCTGGGCTTTGAGGATCCCAACCGCTGGATGACCTCCGGGGGTCTGGGCACCATGGGCTACGGCACCCCCGCCTCCATCGGCGTGCAGGTGGCGCATCCCGACGCGCTGGTGGTCAATGTCGCGGGCGAGGCCTCGTGGCTGATGAACATGCAGGAGATGGGCACCGCGGTGCAGTATCACCTGCCGGTCAAGCAGTTCATCCTCAACAACGAGCGGCTGGGCATGGTGCGCCAGTGGCAGCAGCTGCTGCATGGCGAACGCTATTCGTCGAGCTGGTCCGAGGCGCTGCCCGATTTCGTCAAGCTCGCCGAGGCCTTCGGGGCCAAGGGCATCCTCTGCAAGGATCCGAAGGATCTGGACGATGCGATCATGGAGATGCTGAACTACGACGGGCCGGTGATCTTCGACTGCCTGGTCGAGAAGCACGAGAACTGCTTCCCGATGATCCCGTCGGGCGAGCCGCATAACAAGATGCTGCTTGGCGACGCCAAGGCGACCAACGCCATCGCCGGCAAGGGAGCGGTGCTTGTCTAG
- a CDS encoding tetratricopeptide repeat-containing sulfotransferase family protein: MSSSAKDRPAPDAAQALAQANALISAQRKPEAAALLRGLLARSSDNAEARRRLAALGAAAHPAPRLTAAETRERKAIGTALRARDWQAVLPRAQALLKRQPLLGDVANALGLALRATGRNNDALRAFDHAIRTDPALPDSYVNMSMLLRSLSQPAAARDAALAGLDVAPGNAGVRMAAGLALLELEDADRAIIHLREATRSAPGDVLAWDALLRALDLANRNDEAADALDAAEAACPGAPMIALHRAARDLREDRAEDALTLLDAQDPTALPPETRGVREQLRGRALDKLDRPAEAFAAFDEMNAHRLRARPAVGGPQFHGAIQHKLAGLDALPAGSWPADAAETDGWQPVFMVGFPRSGTTLADTFLRGHPDILLTEERPFSQTLTRGIDPAREAHDLATLGTEERAARRAAYRVRFETDLGQQVGNRSAIDRLPFNMLNAAAIARMFPGAKFILVLRHPCDVVLSCFMQNFTANEAMDRFLDLSEAAETYDRSFTLWQRYRDRLELDVTELRYEDMIADPARAFAPVMAALGRDWRTDMADHRRAAQSRAVIQTASYAQVTRGLYRDAENRWQRYRDQLAPVMDRLTPWMETLGYSGRAQ, translated from the coding sequence TTGTCTAGCAGCGCGAAAGACCGGCCTGCGCCCGATGCGGCGCAGGCCCTCGCGCAGGCAAACGCGCTGATCTCGGCGCAGCGCAAGCCCGAGGCCGCGGCGCTTTTGCGCGGGCTTCTGGCACGCAGCAGCGACAACGCCGAGGCGCGGCGGCGTCTCGCCGCGCTCGGGGCGGCGGCCCACCCTGCCCCGCGTCTGACAGCGGCGGAAACCCGCGAGCGCAAGGCCATCGGCACGGCGCTCCGGGCCCGCGACTGGCAGGCGGTGCTGCCCCGCGCCCAGGCGCTGCTGAAACGCCAGCCGCTGCTCGGCGATGTCGCCAATGCGCTGGGGCTGGCCCTGCGCGCCACCGGGCGCAACAACGACGCGCTGCGCGCCTTCGACCACGCCATACGGACCGATCCCGCCCTTCCAGACAGCTATGTAAACATGTCGATGCTGCTCCGTTCCCTCTCGCAACCCGCCGCCGCCCGCGACGCCGCCCTCGCCGGGCTGGACGTCGCGCCCGGCAATGCCGGGGTGCGGATGGCGGCGGGGCTGGCGCTGCTCGAACTGGAGGATGCGGATCGCGCCATCATACATCTGCGCGAGGCCACGCGGTCTGCCCCCGGCGATGTGCTCGCCTGGGACGCATTGCTGCGGGCGCTGGATCTGGCCAACAGGAATGACGAGGCCGCCGACGCGCTGGACGCCGCCGAGGCCGCCTGCCCCGGCGCACCGATGATCGCGCTGCACAGGGCTGCGAGGGATCTGCGCGAGGACCGCGCCGAAGACGCGCTGACGCTGCTCGACGCACAAGACCCCACCGCACTGCCGCCCGAGACGCGCGGCGTGCGCGAACAGCTGCGCGGACGCGCGCTCGACAAGCTGGACCGGCCCGCCGAGGCCTTCGCGGCCTTCGACGAGATGAACGCCCACCGGCTGCGCGCCCGGCCCGCCGTTGGCGGACCGCAGTTTCATGGCGCCATTCAACACAAGCTCGCCGGGCTCGACGCGCTGCCCGCAGGCAGCTGGCCCGCCGATGCGGCGGAGACCGATGGCTGGCAACCGGTCTTCATGGTGGGCTTTCCCCGCTCGGGCACCACACTGGCCGACACTTTCCTGCGTGGCCATCCCGACATCCTGCTGACCGAAGAACGGCCGTTTTCGCAAACCCTCACACGCGGCATCGACCCCGCGCGGGAGGCGCACGATCTCGCCACCCTCGGCACCGAGGAGCGCGCCGCCCGCCGCGCCGCCTATCGCGTGCGCTTCGAGACCGATCTTGGCCAGCAGGTGGGCAACCGCAGCGCCATCGACCGGCTGCCCTTCAACATGCTGAACGCCGCCGCCATCGCCCGCATGTTCCCTGGCGCGAAATTCATTCTCGTGCTGCGCCACCCCTGCGACGTGGTGCTGAGCTGCTTCATGCAGAATTTCACCGCCAACGAGGCGATGGACCGCTTCCTCGATCTCTCCGAAGCGGCAGAGACCTATGACCGCAGCTTCACGCTCTGGCAGCGCTACCGCGACCGGCTGGAACTCGACGTGACCGAGCTGCGCTATGAGGACATGATCGCCGATCCTGCCCGCGCCTTTGCGCCGGTGATGGCGGCGCTGGGGCGCGACTGGCGCACCGACATGGCCGATCATCGCCGCGCCGCCCAGAGCCGCGCGGTGATCCAGACAGCGAGCTATGCGCAGGTGACGCGCGGGCTATACCGCGATGCAGAGAACCGCTGGCAGCGTTACCGCGACCAGCTGGCGCCGGTCATGGACCGGCTGACACCATGGATGGAGACGCTCGGCTATTCCGGTCGGGCGCAGTGA
- the ilvN gene encoding acetolactate synthase small subunit — protein MSALQIKKGSSKHSAYNLRPTFSDVQESHTITVLVENEPGVLARVIGLFSGRGYNIDSLTVAEVDHEGHLSRITIVTTGTPQVIEQIKAQLGRIVSVRDVHDLTAEGSSVERELALMKVIGSGDKRVEALRLADIFRANVVDSTLESFIFQLTGAPDKIDAFADLMRPLGLVQVARTGVAALARGQD, from the coding sequence ATGTCCGCGCTACAGATCAAGAAGGGCTCGTCCAAACATTCGGCCTACAACCTGCGCCCGACCTTCTCGGATGTGCAGGAATCGCACACGATCACCGTGCTGGTGGAGAACGAGCCCGGCGTGCTGGCGCGCGTCATCGGCCTGTTCTCGGGCCGGGGCTACAATATCGACAGCCTGACCGTGGCCGAGGTCGATCACGAAGGCCATCTCTCGCGCATCACCATCGTCACCACCGGCACGCCGCAGGTGATCGAGCAGATCAAGGCGCAGCTCGGCCGTATCGTGTCTGTGCGCGATGTGCACGACCTCACCGCCGAGGGCAGTTCGGTCGAACGCGAACTGGCGCTGATGAAGGTGATCGGCAGCGGCGACAAGCGCGTCGAGGCGCTGCGGCTGGCCGATATCTTCCGCGCCAATGTGGTGGATTCGACGCTGGAAAGCTTCATCTTCCAGCTGACCGGCGCGCCGGACAAGATCGACGCCTTCGCGGATCTGATGCGACCGCTGGGCCTGGTTCAGGTGGCCCGCACCGGCGTCGCCGCTCTGGCCCGCGGCCAGGACTGA